A portion of the Dethiosulfovibrio faecalis genome contains these proteins:
- a CDS encoding response regulator transcription factor translates to MTIKILLADDHKILREGVKALLNRQEDMEVVAEAGNGEEAVSMACEIKPDVTVMDVMMPQMDGIEATKRIVEDGSSRVVALSMYADRSFVSEMLKVGALGFLLKDCASTELVEAVRKAMDGDIYLGPSISHIVAKLYVSSLHDPDEREPLTPREKEILILLAEGNTNREVAERLHLSIKTVGTHRQHIMDKLKLENLADLVKYAIRNGMISVNR, encoded by the coding sequence ATGACGATAAAGATACTCCTGGCAGACGACCACAAGATACTTCGGGAGGGAGTAAAGGCCCTGCTGAACCGCCAGGAAGACATGGAGGTAGTGGCAGAGGCCGGAAACGGCGAGGAGGCAGTGTCCATGGCTTGCGAGATCAAACCGGACGTAACAGTCATGGACGTCATGATGCCCCAGATGGACGGGATAGAGGCGACCAAACGGATAGTCGAGGACGGCTCGTCGAGGGTGGTGGCCCTTTCCATGTACGCCGACAGAAGCTTCGTCTCTGAGATGCTCAAGGTAGGAGCCCTGGGATTTCTTCTGAAGGACTGCGCTTCCACCGAACTGGTCGAGGCGGTGAGGAAGGCAATGGACGGGGATATCTACCTGGGACCCAGCATATCCCATATAGTCGCGAAACTGTACGTGTCGTCTCTGCACGACCCGGACGAGAGAGAACCTCTTACACCGAGGGAAAAAGAGATATTGATACTCCTTGCGGAGGGGAACACGAACAGAGAGGTGGCGGAAAGACTGCATCTCAGCATAAAGACCGTCGGGACCCACAGGCAACACATAATGGACAAATTGAAACTGGAAAACCTGGCCGATCTGGTCAAATACGCCATACGAAATGGAATGATATCGGTCAATCGATGA